The following are encoded together in the Magnetospirillum gryphiswaldense MSR-1 v2 genome:
- a CDS encoding tellurite resistance TerB family protein has product MLSHHAGLVYVMVLVSAADGDMTDAELKTIGEIVEFLPIFSDYDPSLLLKSTAACAELLDADDGMNRALDFIKASLPLSLRETAYALACDVAASDGEGHPETRRLMEMLRHRLDIDRLIAAAIERGAIARFVRPLETH; this is encoded by the coding sequence ATGCTCAGTCATCATGCCGGCTTGGTCTATGTCATGGTGCTGGTTTCCGCCGCTGATGGCGACATGACCGACGCCGAGTTGAAAACCATCGGCGAGATCGTCGAATTTCTGCCCATTTTCAGTGATTACGACCCAAGCTTGCTGCTGAAAAGCACCGCCGCCTGTGCCGAATTGCTGGATGCCGACGACGGTATGAACCGGGCTTTGGATTTCATCAAGGCGTCACTGCCGCTCAGCCTGCGAGAGACCGCCTATGCCCTGGCCTGCGACGTCGCCGCGTCGGATGGCGAAGGCCATCCCGAGACAAGGCGGCTGATGGAAATGCTGCGCCATCGCCTGGATATCGACCGCCTGATCGCGGCAGCCATTGAACGCGGCGCCATCGCCCGCTTCGTCCGCCCGCTGGAAACACATTGA
- a CDS encoding sodium:solute symporter family protein translates to MFGQDKSIKSFTSQLAKVYGFYTGGFLTVVILLAIAEQMGLSRAWIGYIFLILTVALYAGIGIMSRTNDADEYYVAGRRVPAVFNGMATGADWMSAASFIGMAGTLYLTGYSGLAFIMGWTGGYCLVALFLAPYLRKFGAFTIPDFLGARYGGHAPRFVGIVIAILCSFTYVVAQIYGVGLITTRLSGVDFTLGIFVGLGGILVCSFLGGMRAVTWTQVAQYIILIIAYMTPVVWLSVKQTGIPLPQIVYGFQLQKVSELEVKLNADPKELEVRGIFKQRADDAKAKLADLPKAMTEGKAKLEADLAAARAANDAAATKKAEDGLAKFPKDETAAKAAWAKEAALAARAAPIAAHGEAFAAKDEAARNIAKKNFLALILCLMVGTAALPHILMRYYTTPSVRAARASVTWSLFFIFLLYFTAPALAVLVKYVVYHDVVGTAFSALPAWVANWQAVDPSLLSLSDINGDGIVQRAEIAIGGDIVVLATPEIAGLPYVISGLVAAGGLAAALSTADGLLLTIANALSHDLYYKMIDPNAPVGRRVMLSKTLLLVVAVLAALVAAQKPADILFLVSAAFSLAAAGFFPALTLGIFWKRATGIAATLGMAAGVAITFYYMATTQPWLREMFFGIPRAVPADLWWDINPISAGIFGIPLGFIVIIAVSMVTRAPSVEIQHLVEDVRYPNLKRA, encoded by the coding sequence ATGTTCGGCCAAGACAAATCCATCAAATCCTTCACCTCGCAACTGGCAAAGGTCTATGGTTTTTATACCGGTGGCTTTCTTACTGTGGTCATCTTGCTGGCTATCGCCGAGCAGATGGGGCTGTCGCGGGCCTGGATCGGCTATATCTTCCTGATCCTGACCGTGGCGCTTTATGCCGGTATCGGCATCATGAGCCGCACCAACGACGCTGATGAATATTATGTTGCCGGTCGTCGCGTGCCGGCAGTGTTCAACGGCATGGCGACCGGTGCCGACTGGATGAGCGCCGCCTCGTTCATCGGTATGGCCGGGACGCTGTACCTGACCGGGTATTCCGGCCTAGCCTTCATCATGGGTTGGACCGGCGGTTATTGCTTGGTGGCGCTGTTCCTGGCGCCTTACCTGCGCAAGTTCGGCGCCTTCACCATTCCCGACTTCCTCGGCGCCCGCTATGGCGGTCATGCGCCCCGCTTCGTCGGCATCGTCATCGCCATTCTGTGTTCCTTCACTTACGTGGTGGCGCAGATTTACGGTGTCGGTCTGATCACCACCCGGTTGTCGGGTGTCGATTTCACCTTGGGCATCTTCGTCGGTCTGGGCGGTATCCTGGTCTGCTCGTTCCTGGGCGGCATGCGTGCCGTCACCTGGACCCAGGTGGCTCAGTACATCATCCTGATCATCGCCTACATGACCCCGGTGGTGTGGTTGTCGGTCAAGCAGACCGGTATCCCGCTGCCGCAGATCGTCTATGGTTTCCAGTTGCAGAAGGTGTCCGAGCTTGAGGTCAAGCTGAACGCCGATCCCAAGGAACTGGAAGTGCGCGGCATCTTCAAGCAGCGCGCTGACGACGCCAAGGCCAAGCTGGCCGACCTGCCCAAGGCGATGACCGAAGGCAAGGCCAAGCTGGAGGCCGATCTGGCCGCTGCCCGTGCCGCCAATGATGCCGCCGCCACCAAGAAGGCGGAAGACGGTCTGGCCAAGTTCCCCAAGGACGAAACCGCCGCCAAGGCCGCCTGGGCCAAGGAAGCCGCTCTGGCTGCCCGTGCGGCGCCCATCGCCGCCCACGGCGAGGCGTTTGCCGCCAAGGACGAGGCGGCCCGCAACATCGCCAAGAAGAATTTCCTGGCGTTGATCCTGTGCCTGATGGTCGGTACGGCGGCGTTGCCGCACATCCTGATGCGCTATTATACCACGCCCTCGGTTCGGGCGGCGCGTGCCTCGGTGACGTGGTCTTTGTTCTTCATCTTCCTGCTTTACTTCACCGCCCCGGCCCTGGCCGTGCTGGTGAAATACGTGGTCTATCATGACGTGGTGGGGACGGCCTTCTCGGCCTTGCCTGCCTGGGTTGCCAATTGGCAGGCGGTGGATCCGTCATTGCTATCGCTTTCCGACATCAATGGTGACGGTATCGTCCAGCGGGCGGAAATCGCCATCGGTGGTGATATCGTCGTGCTGGCGACGCCGGAAATCGCCGGTCTGCCCTATGTGATCTCCGGTCTGGTCGCCGCTGGCGGTCTGGCGGCGGCGCTATCCACCGCCGATGGTCTGTTGCTGACCATCGCCAACGCCTTGTCGCACGACCTGTATTACAAAATGATCGACCCCAATGCCCCGGTGGGCCGTCGCGTCATGCTGTCCAAGACCCTGCTGTTGGTGGTCGCCGTGCTGGCAGCGCTGGTGGCGGCGCAGAAACCCGCCGACATCCTGTTTCTGGTGTCGGCGGCGTTCTCGTTGGCGGCGGCTGGGTTCTTCCCGGCGCTGACCTTGGGCATTTTCTGGAAGCGTGCCACCGGCATCGCCGCCACCTTGGGTATGGCGGCGGGTGTGGCGATCACCTTCTATTACATGGCCACCACCCAGCCGTGGCTGCGCGAGATGTTCTTCGGCATCCCTCGCGCCGTTCCGGCTGATCTGTGGTGGGACATCAACCCGATCTCGGCGGGTATCTTCGGTATTCCGCTGGGCTTTATCGTGATCATCGCGGTCAGCATGGTGACCAGGGCTCCGTCCGTGGAAATCCAGCATCTGGTCGAGGATGTGCGTTACCCGAATCTGAAGCGGGCCTGA
- a CDS encoding DUF4212 domain-containing protein — MQLTQKHQEYWNKNLKITAILLSLWFVVTFVVAWFARELSFSFFGWPFSFYMGAQGALIVYVWIIWYYARYMNNLDNEYGVEEGEE; from the coding sequence ATGCAGCTTACACAGAAACACCAGGAGTACTGGAATAAAAACCTGAAGATTACGGCGATATTGCTGAGTCTTTGGTTTGTCGTCACTTTCGTGGTCGCTTGGTTCGCCCGCGAACTCAGCTTCAGCTTCTTCGGCTGGCCTTTCAGCTTCTATATGGGGGCGCAAGGTGCTTTGATCGTCTATGTCTGGATTATCTGGTATTACGCCAGGTACATGAACAATCTGGACAATGAATACGGCGTCGAGGAGGGCGAAGAATAA
- a CDS encoding response regulator transcription factor, translating into MDFFGTGKERAVAVKKTVLLVDDSRVARMMTRKMIETDRPGWQVVEAATGEEALEVYSRVLPDFVIMDVNMPGMGGLEATKRLKSVYPQAVVTLLTANIQDPVREQAEEMGVGFMSKPVRGDVLMAFLSVDEA; encoded by the coding sequence ATGGACTTTTTCGGGACGGGTAAGGAGCGGGCGGTGGCGGTGAAGAAAACGGTTCTACTGGTCGATGACAGCCGGGTGGCGCGCATGATGACGCGCAAGATGATCGAAACCGACCGCCCCGGCTGGCAGGTGGTCGAGGCCGCCACCGGAGAAGAGGCGCTGGAAGTGTATTCCCGCGTGTTGCCGGATTTCGTCATCATGGACGTCAACATGCCGGGCATGGGCGGCCTGGAGGCGACCAAGCGGCTGAAATCCGTCTATCCGCAGGCGGTGGTCACGCTGTTGACCGCCAACATCCAAGACCCGGTGCGCGAGCAAGCCGAGGAAATGGGGGTGGGCTTCATGTCCAAGCCGGTGCGCGGCGACGTCTTGATGGCCTTTCTCAGCGTGGATGAAGCATGA
- a CDS encoding sensor domain-containing protein, with the protein MTGIVPDHILRTLTDAGEIGIILIGQDGLVKLWNAWMTKASGITAEAALGTRLQDLYPQLQGARVVGAVDEALHGGLSAILSSSINKRLFPLNHEGRTPGKPEPMQQIVAVKPVVVAEDQRDCLIQVFDVTTMSHREALLRQQARTMQALAENYRLSELHNRAIVDNTADAIVTFGEDGAIGTYNPAAIRIFGYDPYEIVGKSVGLLIPGVLSKSGQLETERFLDIRAEVVGRRKIGASFPLELSLNAMELGGQRLFVAIAHDITERKAAEEELRKQKEWLSTLINAMPDLVCFKDGKGKWLVANKFYLDIAGLDHVDYHGRTSADLAHMSRGFGEFMLTGSLSDERAWQEKKPVAYEKELPTPDGGAKVFDVIKIPLYEEDGARRGLVMVGRDVTERKLAAARIHHLAHHDSLTGLPNRVLFQERLRTALAQAKRLGHKVALMFLDLDKFKDINDTLGHHLGDLLLKAVAKRLLRCVRETDTVARLGGDEFAVVLTNLDDPEGASNVAESIIASISEPFGLDEHEVNTSTSIGITIFPDDAVDSEVLLKNADLAMFRSKAEGRNNYHFYVAEMDAEIQARKVVEHDLRVALGTDQLEMHYQPLIEMKTGEVVGCEALIRWKHPTRGWVSPVEFIPIAERTDLIVPLGRWILHRSCLQGRDWARAGLPPQKIAVNLSPVQFKNHTALLAMIADILDQTGFPPDQLQLEITEGIAMQNVEATVDVLRQLRDMGVLISIDDFGTGYSSLNYLKRFPVDKLKIDRSFVVDIGLHPDNAAVVNAIVTLGHSLGTRVNVEGVETIEQLDFLKAHGVDEAQGFYFAKALPPDEFARFVREKSPWPL; encoded by the coding sequence ATGACCGGTATCGTTCCCGACCATATCCTGCGGACTTTGACCGATGCCGGCGAGATCGGCATCATCCTGATTGGTCAGGACGGGCTGGTGAAATTGTGGAACGCCTGGATGACCAAGGCGTCCGGAATCACCGCCGAGGCCGCCTTGGGCACTCGCTTGCAGGATCTGTATCCGCAATTGCAAGGCGCCCGAGTGGTCGGCGCCGTGGATGAGGCGTTGCACGGCGGCTTATCGGCCATCTTGTCGTCGTCCATCAACAAGCGCCTGTTTCCGCTCAATCATGAAGGACGGACGCCGGGCAAGCCCGAGCCCATGCAGCAGATCGTCGCCGTCAAGCCGGTGGTGGTGGCCGAAGATCAGCGCGACTGCCTGATCCAGGTCTTCGACGTCACCACCATGAGCCACCGCGAGGCGTTGCTGCGTCAGCAGGCCCGCACCATGCAGGCCTTGGCCGAGAACTATCGGTTGTCGGAATTGCACAACCGCGCCATCGTCGACAATACCGCCGACGCCATCGTCACCTTCGGCGAGGATGGTGCCATCGGCACCTACAACCCGGCGGCCATCCGGATTTTCGGCTATGACCCTTACGAGATCGTCGGCAAGTCGGTGGGGCTGCTGATCCCTGGGGTGCTGAGCAAAAGCGGCCAGTTGGAAACCGAGCGGTTTTTGGATATCCGGGCCGAAGTGGTCGGGCGGCGCAAGATCGGCGCCAGTTTCCCACTGGAATTATCGCTCAACGCCATGGAGTTGGGCGGCCAGCGCCTGTTCGTCGCCATCGCCCACGACATCACCGAGCGCAAGGCGGCGGAAGAGGAACTGCGCAAGCAGAAGGAATGGCTGTCCACCCTGATCAACGCCATGCCCGATCTGGTCTGTTTCAAGGACGGCAAGGGCAAGTGGCTGGTGGCCAACAAGTTCTATCTGGATATCGCCGGCCTTGACCACGTGGATTATCACGGGCGCACCTCGGCCGATCTGGCCCATATGTCGCGCGGCTTCGGCGAGTTCATGCTGACCGGGTCGCTGTCGGACGAGCGGGCCTGGCAGGAAAAGAAACCGGTCGCCTATGAAAAGGAACTGCCCACCCCCGATGGCGGCGCCAAGGTGTTCGACGTCATCAAGATCCCGCTTTACGAGGAAGACGGCGCCCGCCGCGGTCTGGTCATGGTCGGGCGCGACGTCACCGAGCGCAAGCTGGCGGCGGCCCGCATCCATCATCTGGCCCATCACGATTCGCTGACCGGCCTGCCCAACCGGGTATTGTTCCAGGAACGCCTGCGCACCGCTCTGGCCCAGGCCAAGCGTCTGGGCCACAAGGTGGCGCTGATGTTCCTGGACCTGGACAAGTTCAAGGACATCAACGACACCCTGGGCCATCACCTGGGCGATCTGTTGTTGAAGGCGGTGGCCAAGCGGCTGTTGCGCTGCGTGCGTGAAACCGACACGGTGGCGCGGCTGGGCGGCGATGAGTTCGCCGTGGTGCTGACCAATCTGGACGACCCCGAAGGTGCCAGCAACGTGGCCGAAAGCATCATCGCCTCGATCAGCGAGCCGTTCGGGCTGGATGAACACGAGGTCAACACCTCGACCTCCATCGGCATCACTATTTTCCCCGATGATGCGGTTGATTCCGAGGTCTTGCTGAAGAATGCCGATCTGGCCATGTTCCGCTCGAAGGCCGAGGGGCGGAACAATTACCATTTCTACGTCGCCGAGATGGACGCCGAAATCCAGGCGCGCAAGGTGGTGGAACACGATCTGCGTGTCGCCTTGGGCACCGATCAGTTGGAAATGCACTACCAGCCGCTGATCGAGATGAAGACCGGCGAGGTGGTCGGCTGCGAGGCCCTGATCCGCTGGAAACACCCGACGCGCGGTTGGGTCAGCCCGGTGGAGTTCATCCCCATCGCTGAACGCACCGATCTGATCGTCCCCTTGGGCCGCTGGATTTTGCACCGCTCGTGCCTGCAAGGGCGCGATTGGGCGCGGGCCGGGTTGCCGCCCCAGAAAATCGCCGTCAACCTGTCGCCGGTGCAGTTCAAGAACCACACCGCGCTGTTGGCCATGATCGCCGACATCCTGGATCAGACCGGCTTCCCCCCCGATCAGTTGCAGTTGGAAATCACCGAAGGCATCGCCATGCAGAATGTCGAGGCGACGGTGGACGTGCTCAGGCAATTGCGCGACATGGGGGTGCTGATTTCCATCGACGATTTCGGCACCGGCTATTCGTCGCTCAATTACCTGAAGCGGTTCCCGGTGGACAAGCTGAAGATCGACCGGTCCTTCGTCGTCGATATCGGCCTGCACCCGGACAACGCGGCGGTGGTCAACGCCATCGTCACCTTGGGCCATTCGCTGGGCACCCGCGTCAACGTCGAGGGCGTGGAAACCATCGAACAGCTGGATTTCCTGAAAGCCCATGGCGTCGACGAGGCGCAGGGGTTCTATTTCGCCAAGGCGCTGCCGCCCGACGAATTCGCCCGCTTCGTCCGGGAAAAAAGCCCCTGGCCGCTGTAG
- a CDS encoding STAS domain-containing protein, which produces MEYACESKGNEFHIRVSGRMTHADHRGFRGILGSINEAGSDRIVFDLDQADFLDSSALGMLLIVRDAAVQQQRVVVLKGASGQVEKLIAIGKLHKYFEIA; this is translated from the coding sequence ATGGAATATGCATGCGAGTCCAAAGGCAACGAGTTTCATATCCGTGTCAGCGGGCGCATGACCCATGCCGATCACCGTGGTTTTCGCGGCATTCTGGGCAGTATCAACGAAGCCGGTTCCGACCGCATCGTCTTTGATCTGGATCAGGCGGATTTCCTGGATTCATCCGCTTTGGGCATGTTGCTGATCGTGCGTGACGCCGCCGTCCAGCAGCAGCGCGTGGTGGTGCTGAAGGGGGCTTCCGGCCAAGTGGAAAAGCTGATCGCCATCGGCAAGCTGCACAAGTATTTCGAGATCGCCTGA
- a CDS encoding DUF294 nucleotidyltransferase-like domain-containing protein, translating into MTDHSSLRRIDGFAYRHRVSEVMGAPLATARQGITMAEAARRMSRDGISSLVVVDEVGRPVGIITERDMVKALGHHGSGAADIPLGVVMSRPVATIRADAFTYLAMGRMDRLKLRHLVAVDETGKGVGVVTARGLMRMRTSQALLVGDEIEAADTGEAMAAARARLPRLAMDLLAERVEALGVAAVLSSVLRDLTARAAHLAEREMAARGWGEAPARWTLLLLGSGGRRESLFGADQDNAIIHAGSAGDDAWFAEMGKRICDTLNAAGVPFCQGGVMACNAEWRHNLSGWEQRIQHWIREADGKELLNVHIFVDFRPVHGDRELALQLRTFLREQAAKSPRFLHAMAQAAGGNRTPLGVLGQFITKDGRLDLKMTGLLPLTGAVRLLALKHRIDATGTGERLDRLAEGGWMPAAEAAAFRDSHELMVRVLLEQQQSDLEAGIPLSNKIDPKRLKPLDRDRLKQAFKSINALNSVLESALSSV; encoded by the coding sequence ATGACCGACCATTCCTCATTGCGGCGTATCGACGGCTTTGCCTATCGCCATCGGGTCAGCGAGGTGATGGGGGCGCCGCTGGCCACCGCCCGCCAGGGCATCACCATGGCCGAGGCGGCCCGGCGCATGAGCCGAGACGGCATTTCCTCGCTGGTGGTGGTGGATGAAGTCGGGCGCCCGGTCGGCATCATCACCGAGCGCGACATGGTCAAGGCCCTGGGCCATCACGGCAGTGGCGCCGCCGACATCCCCCTGGGGGTGGTGATGTCGCGACCGGTGGCCACCATCCGCGCCGACGCCTTCACCTATCTGGCCATGGGACGCATGGACCGGCTGAAGCTGCGCCATCTGGTGGCGGTGGACGAAACCGGCAAGGGGGTGGGGGTGGTGACCGCGCGCGGCCTGATGCGCATGCGCACGTCTCAGGCCTTGCTGGTGGGCGACGAGATCGAGGCCGCCGATACCGGCGAGGCCATGGCCGCCGCCCGCGCCAGATTACCGCGACTGGCCATGGACCTGTTGGCGGAACGGGTCGAGGCGCTGGGGGTGGCGGCGGTGTTGAGCTCGGTGCTGCGCGATCTCACCGCGCGGGCCGCCCATCTGGCCGAGCGTGAGATGGCGGCGCGGGGGTGGGGCGAAGCGCCGGCGCGTTGGACCCTGCTGCTGTTGGGCTCGGGCGGGCGGCGGGAAAGCCTGTTCGGCGCCGATCAGGACAATGCCATCATTCATGCGGGCTCCGCTGGCGATGATGCCTGGTTCGCCGAGATGGGCAAACGGATATGCGATACCCTGAACGCCGCCGGGGTGCCGTTCTGCCAAGGCGGGGTGATGGCCTGTAATGCAGAATGGCGTCATAACCTGAGCGGCTGGGAACAGCGCATCCAACATTGGATCCGTGAAGCCGACGGCAAGGAACTGCTGAACGTCCATATCTTTGTCGATTTCCGCCCCGTCCATGGCGACCGTGAACTGGCCCTGCAATTGCGCACCTTCCTGCGCGAGCAGGCGGCCAAATCGCCCCGCTTCCTGCACGCCATGGCCCAGGCGGCCGGCGGCAATCGCACGCCGCTGGGGGTGTTGGGGCAGTTCATCACCAAGGATGGCCGGCTGGACCTGAAGATGACTGGCCTGTTGCCGCTGACCGGGGCGGTGCGGCTGCTGGCGTTGAAACATCGCATTGACGCCACCGGCACCGGTGAGCGGTTGGATCGTCTGGCTGAGGGCGGCTGGATGCCGGCAGCAGAGGCGGCGGCCTTCCGCGACAGTCACGAACTGATGGTACGGGTGTTGCTGGAGCAACAGCAATCCGATCTGGAGGCGGGCATCCCGCTTTCCAACAAGATCGACCCCAAGCGGCTGAAGCCGCTGGACCGTGATCGTCTGAAACAGGCGTTCAAATCCATCAATGCCTTGAATTCCGTTCTGGAATCGGCGCTGTCCTCGGTTTGA
- a CDS encoding chemotaxis protein CheX encodes MTDFLNEVQRDAVTEIINIAIGQAASALSQLVEDEVRLSVPLVHFLTPDQAAIRLDEETGGGESVAVRQTFQGRFNGDIMLIFPERRSLHLVRQMLGDDLPLDQLTELEQEALMEVGNIILNACLGSLANQLGMGVESSLPCYIRGRGGRILDTGDRSGTGGDSEMVMFLHVDFAVKSKDVHGYLAFVMDITSAHHFVDAVHAYVMAQIGE; translated from the coding sequence ATGACCGATTTCCTTAACGAGGTTCAACGCGACGCGGTCACCGAAATCATCAACATCGCCATCGGTCAGGCGGCCAGCGCCCTGTCGCAACTGGTCGAGGACGAGGTGCGCCTGTCGGTGCCCCTGGTGCATTTCCTCACCCCCGATCAGGCCGCCATCCGCTTGGACGAGGAAACCGGCGGCGGTGAATCGGTGGCGGTGCGGCAAACCTTCCAGGGCCGCTTCAACGGCGACATCATGCTGATCTTCCCCGAACGGCGCAGCCTGCATCTGGTCCGTCAGATGCTGGGGGACGATTTGCCGCTCGACCAGTTGACCGAACTGGAGCAGGAAGCCCTGATGGAGGTGGGCAACATCATCCTCAATGCCTGCCTAGGGTCTTTGGCCAATCAGTTGGGCATGGGGGTGGAAAGTTCGTTGCCGTGCTATATTCGCGGTCGCGGCGGGCGTATTCTCGACACTGGTGACCGCTCCGGCACGGGTGGTGATTCCGAGATGGTGATGTTCCTGCACGTGGATTTCGCGGTCAAATCCAAGGATGTGCACGGTTATCTGGCATTTGTCATGGACATCACTTCGGCCCATCATTTCGTCGATGCCGTGCACGCCTATGTCATGGCTCAGATCGGGGAATAA
- a CDS encoding exonuclease domain-containing protein, which produces MTPRQQNRVTLAVASLSAVVLVLACLALLPHFYPQAQVPAWVIGAMAVVAWLFLIIVHEAVRNHFADLRLLRAGLEAAAFGQLPPQALTQRFGEESVGLGQMARLIGQWSVERQQQANRPDQRLAAVLRALHDGVVVVTESGLISLINGPAKAMLGPHNAVVGRSIFASVERDSLLAAMQRAARSGGKPVEACLVMLDGSGHSVRVLDFGEHRGAVITIPSVELDGIGEVELGLDLHDLPPSVPPPTDDTLLSQLPVVVLDTETTGLDAARDAIVSVGAVRCHGSRIYRAAMLDLLVNPGRRIPARATAIHGIDESMVAGKPDLAASLPEIAAIMDKAVVVGHQIGFDLALLRHGTERLGLDWTPPPRLDILLLSAALAPDESGHEIDDQAARMGVNISGRHTALGDALVTAELWVRLIPQLERAGVLTLGQARAFSRRAKGPLGRQKEMGWDEDSQMK; this is translated from the coding sequence GTGACCCCACGTCAGCAGAACAGGGTGACCTTGGCGGTAGCCTCGCTGTCGGCGGTGGTGCTCGTCCTCGCCTGTCTGGCCTTGCTGCCCCATTTCTATCCGCAAGCCCAGGTGCCGGCTTGGGTGATTGGTGCGATGGCGGTGGTGGCCTGGCTGTTCCTGATCATCGTCCATGAGGCGGTGCGCAATCATTTCGCCGATCTGCGGCTATTGCGCGCCGGCCTGGAGGCTGCGGCCTTCGGGCAATTGCCGCCGCAGGCGCTGACCCAGCGCTTTGGCGAGGAAAGCGTCGGATTGGGCCAGATGGCCCGGCTGATCGGCCAATGGTCGGTCGAGCGCCAGCAACAGGCCAACCGTCCCGACCAACGTTTGGCGGCGGTGCTGCGGGCCTTGCACGACGGCGTGGTGGTGGTGACCGAAAGCGGCCTGATCAGCCTGATCAACGGCCCGGCCAAGGCTATGCTGGGGCCGCACAATGCGGTGGTGGGGCGGTCCATCTTCGCCTCGGTCGAGCGCGACAGCCTGCTGGCGGCCATGCAGCGGGCGGCGCGCTCGGGCGGCAAGCCGGTGGAAGCCTGTCTGGTCATGCTGGACGGCAGCGGCCATTCGGTGCGGGTTCTGGATTTCGGCGAACATCGCGGCGCCGTCATCACCATTCCCTCGGTCGAACTGGATGGGATCGGCGAGGTGGAACTGGGGCTGGATTTGCACGATCTGCCGCCCTCGGTGCCGCCGCCCACCGACGACACCTTGTTGTCCCAATTGCCGGTGGTGGTGCTGGATACCGAAACCACCGGCCTGGACGCCGCCCGTGACGCCATCGTTTCCGTCGGTGCCGTGCGCTGTCATGGTTCGCGTATCTATCGCGCCGCCATGCTGGACCTGCTGGTCAATCCGGGGCGGCGCATTCCGGCCCGCGCCACCGCCATCCACGGCATCGACGAGTCCATGGTGGCGGGCAAGCCCGATCTGGCCGCCAGTTTGCCCGAGATCGCCGCGATCATGGACAAGGCGGTGGTGGTCGGCCATCAGATCGGCTTCGATCTGGCCCTGTTGCGGCACGGCACCGAACGGCTGGGCCTGGATTGGACGCCACCGCCGCGCCTGGACATCTTGTTGTTGTCGGCGGCGTTGGCTCCCGACGAAAGCGGGCACGAAATCGACGATCAGGCGGCGCGGATGGGCGTCAACATCAGCGGGCGGCACACCGCCTTGGGTGACGCCTTGGTCACGGCCGAATTATGGGTGCGGCTGATCCCGCAATTGGAACGGGCCGGGGTGTTGACCTTGGGGCAGGCGCGGGCCTTCTCGCGCCGGGCCAAGGGGCCGTTGGGCCGGCAAAAGGAAATGGGCTGGGACGAAGACAGTCAAATGAAATAA
- a CDS encoding tetratricopeptide repeat protein, translated as MKSLELWFLRTTAIVCLLLKRDAQAISHWYRMLALNPGDTPENAKIVASIAHSQAALGRPSEAIALLYRSLEMDSDQPANWFNLGYLLQQDGADEDAAMALLRATRLDPKLDRAWYGLALSLIKLGRVEDAVDALKRNTELQPLSPYGWYQLAHAHLRLGQRDEAETVIRRIAKFEPKVAQQLERETGIASGVNLPF; from the coding sequence ATGAAAAGCCTTGAACTATGGTTTCTACGCACCACCGCCATTGTCTGTCTGTTGCTGAAACGCGACGCCCAGGCCATTTCCCACTGGTACCGCATGTTGGCGCTCAATCCCGGCGACACGCCGGAAAATGCCAAGATCGTCGCCTCGATCGCTCATTCCCAGGCTGCCTTGGGCCGGCCAAGCGAGGCCATCGCCTTGTTGTACCGGTCGCTCGAGATGGATTCTGACCAGCCCGCCAACTGGTTCAATCTGGGCTATCTGTTGCAGCAGGACGGTGCCGACGAGGACGCGGCCATGGCTCTGTTGCGGGCGACCCGCCTGGATCCCAAGCTGGATCGCGCCTGGTATGGCCTCGCCTTGTCCCTGATCAAGCTGGGGCGGGTGGAAGATGCCGTGGATGCGCTCAAGCGCAACACCGAATTGCAGCCGCTCAGTCCCTATGGCTGGTACCAACTGGCCCACGCCCATCTGCGGCTGGGCCAGCGGGACGAGGCCGAAACGGTCATTCGCCGGATCGCCAAATTTGAACCCAAGGTCGCACAGCAATTGGAGCGCGAGACCGGGATCGCATCTGGCGTAAATCTGCCCTTCTGA